Below is a genomic region from Echinicola rosea.
TTTGAAAAGTCCTCAAAAGTAATGTGGTGGACAGCTATTCTTTTTGAAAATAATTTACCTGCTTCCAAGTATTGATCAACGTCACCTTCCTGATTCTCCTTGTTATTAATTAGTCTTATGCAAAAATCACCTTCTCTTGGTTTGGTATTTATTCTTATTGAAATCTCTAGCTGTTCTTTTAGGAATTCACTGAATCTCTTGCTGAAATTAACAGAATCATTATTTGAAATATTATCAATTAAAATGGTCTTTTTCTCTTGAAATAACTGATTTAGCCTTTCTTCCTTAAATTCTGAATTAGCCTGCTTAAACCCGGACCATTGAGCATTGTCCCAAGACTCAAATTGAATATCAATATAGTTTTTTAAATCAGTTTCTATTTTTGATAATAAGTGATACCATGCTCCTGCCTTTGAACGCAGAAATTTATCCCAAGAGCTGAAATCAATTAAAGGAATAACTGTTTTTTTTGCTCCCTTTACCTGTCTCATGATGAAAATATCTTCATCATTTTGTTTTTCATTCGGGAGTTTCCTCTTTAAGGTATAATTGGAACTGTTAAAATAATATCGGGGTAATTCATGAAAACGTTTCTCCGTAATAGTCATCCATTTCCTGTTGGATATTGAGGTAAAGGTTACCACGGATTCTTGTAGGGTAAAGTCTTTTGTTACCTTAAACTGTATTGTTGGTATTTGCCAAATTGTTTTACCTTTTTTCTTGAACCAACTTGGGTGAGAGTAATAGAACTTTCCTGAGAGGTTGTTAAAGCTAAAGAACTTAGACTTGTTGCTTGAAAGGCTATTGATTAGCAGTTGGGCCAGGTAATGTGGTTCTATACTTTCAGGGGAAATAACCTCGGCACTTAAAGAATCATGCCTACTGACAATTTGCTCAACAATGATAACAGCCTCATCCTCACTAACGCTTAACATAGTATAAAACGATGGTTCATTTTCGTGAACAATTGATTTAACTACAGGTTGTTTTACCAAAGCATCTAAGTATAGAGCATTCCAGTATTTTTTCTCACTCGATTTTATTCTAATGAAACTAAATGATCCATTGATTTCATCAAAATGAAAATTGACCTTAATCTTATTTGTAGCTACTCTATGCATTGATTGTTTTGTTAATAAAGTAAAACGCCTCAGAAATAGGATTACTAGATTCCAAATCAAATATTGCTGGTATTTCTATGATTTTATCATGGAAAGACTGCCTGAAAACTGGTTTTTTATTTGAAGCTATATTTATAATGAGTACTTTTTTGGCTCCAGTCCTATGCATTTTTTTACCTATATGATTTAAAATTTCATCTCGATCATTCCTTTCAAAAGCATCATTCCAAAGCTTAAAATCTATATAAATATCATTTAATGCTTTTGCATCAAATTGTTCTAATTCATCACCAGCTAGCCTTTCCAAGTTTGCATTTGGACAATACCGTCTTATCAGATGCCAGCCAATAACTTCGCCCAATGCCCCTTTGTAAATATTATTGTATAGAACAGGAGTCATAATATATTTGCCTATTCTAAAATCAGTAGCAAATCCTTCTTTTACAAAAAGCTCCTTTATTTCCTTATTTCTCATAAATGATGGTAGATTACAATTGGCAGGAGAGATACTAGCCGTTTCAGTATTTGTAAATTCAATCTTTACATTTTTGTAATCTTGTTTTTGGGTATAATTTATATGCTTACGATCGGTAGGCAGTTCTACGTAATAATCTTTAAGATTTACATGAACCGCATCATTTTCATCAAAGGTTGGATAGGATAATACTAAACGACGAAGTTTATTCCAGTTCGCATTTCGTTGTTCGTTAAATATGTATCTTATTTGTTGATGAATAAAATTATAAGCTCTCTGGTTGTTATATTCTCCTATTCCTTTTAACTCTGAGGTATTGTCAGCTTCTAAAGAGCCATTACTTGCTTTTTTTACTAATTCCTCAAACTCCCTTGTTAGAAGCTTATTGGATAGATCACTTTGTTGCAGATAAGGAATATTTTCAGCACTACTGAAAATATGAATATAAGGATTCTTTTGATTACAACGCGCCATCCTTCCAATTGCCTGATTTAAAATTCGTGTGGCATTGTTTGATATATCAGAAAGGCTATAAAGGTTATTCTCTGATTTATCATAAAAAGGATGTGCTATGTATTCAGCGCCAGATAATTTTGTAAATCCTTTTTTTATTTCATGCTTTAATTGATCATTACTTACCTGACCTTTTTGGGCGAGTGATTCCAATTGAAATATGCGTTCAACTATATGGGTCTCTTTAACTTTTCTACTGTTTACATTAACAATTAGGTGGGTTGGTTTGTCTATATAAATGGCATCAAAGTCTTTTTCGTTTTCTTTATTATCAAAATCATTGATTTTCACAAGTTTTGAATCCTCAGGAGCCATATATTGAAGGTTTTGGCCAGCTCCCACCGTTCTGTATGTTGAAATAACAAAAAGTTTAAATCCGTGGCTTAAGGTAGATTGGATATAAGCTTTCTTGTAATCAAAATCAGAACTATCAACTACATAGATGGAATTTGCAGGATTACCTGATTTGTAATCCTCTTTATTACCAAATAGGTCTATGATATTTTGTGCATATTTTTCAAAAAGGTCAATCCTAAAATCTGTTTTTTTATTGTCAGGAAGGGCCATTCCCAAAGCCAAAAAGGATTTAATATTTTTATTCAAAACAAACTCTTTAAATACTTTGAAGTACCGAACATATCTGTCAATCACATGATCCTTGGGACTGCCTTTTTGAATTTCGCACAAATAATAGTCTGCCAATTCATTTTCCTGACCAAAAATTTTCAATAACTCAGTTTTATGATTTTTGACATCAATGAAATCAACATTAATCTGCACCTGAGAGTAACCTTTTGTATTAGTCCTGTATTCTTTTTCAATATCTATCAACTCGGAATTTTCCATTTCTCGATAACCTTCACCTAATCGCTTTCTAAGGAAATTGAGGTCGTAATTCCCCACTACAGTTTGGCAATCCGCTGTAGCCGATATGGCAATTATATTTGCTTTTCTGGCAACATTCAACAGGAATTTTTCAGGTGTATTTTCGTACTGGTACTGATAAATTTTAGACTTTAAATCGTGGTCATCACTATCAAAAAAATCATAGTACCTAAAACCATTCATATAAAAATTTAAATCTACTATATCATCTTGTTTATTGGCTTTTATGAAATTCCCCTCATTACTAAGTATGGAGTCAATAAGGTACTTCCTCCAATCATCAGGTAAGTTAAATAAGTCCAATGTTGTATGAAGTGCACTTTCTATTGGAAATTCATCCTTGTTAGAACTATATTGTTTCTTTAGCTCTTGATAATTAGAGGCTATATAGAAAATTCCCTTTCGAAAATATTGAAGGAAACCTTTCAATTGATTAATTAATCCCAAGACATTCCCATTTTGACCGATAGATTCTTTTTGAAAGTGAATTTCATTAATTAATCTTTCTTCAGAAAAAGTAAGTCTCACAAAATTTTTTCCTTCGCTTAAGATCGTATGAAATTCATCATCTTGGAATAGGAAGCTCCTAACTCTATCTGGGTTAACCGTTTTAAATGGAACAGTGATATTATACTGCTCATTGATTTGGTTCACTTTATGGGAGAAAGAATCAAAAATATCAGCTATTTTGGGTACACTTATATTTTTATCCCTTAACGCAATTCTTTCATTTGATTCCTGAACTATATCCTGTGGTACCTGTAAGGTGGACAAACTTGAATATAAATGTGTAAAGAGCCCTAATAAATCTACTTTTTTAGAATATCCATTTTCAATAATCTGATTAAGTACATGCGATTTGGTAGCATCAAATTCATCAATGAATATTATAGCGTCTTCTGTAATTTTATCTTCCCAGAAATAATACGATGGCCTCACAAGTGTGGTGTTCTTTAAAAAGAATTTATCCACACTTAAGAAAAATATTCGTTTTTTGGAGGATAAAATAGCAGGATAAAGCTCAACTAACCAAGGATGATTTTTTTGTATGTAAATGATTTTTATTGATTCTGTTAAATCTTTTTTATTGGCTTTTTTCAACTCATCATCTAACCAATCTGTAATGCCCCTGCGAAATTTTGGCTCATGAGTTTTACGAATATCGTCCTTGGCTTTTTCAATTAATTGTTTTGTAAAAGCATCTTTGGTTTTTTGCTCATCAAATCCTTGAACTAAGGAAACACAATTGTGTAAAGCCTTATATTCAGGCATGTCAGTAATAAATTTAGGACAGTTGGTTTTTAAAAGAGTCCCTATAATTGTATCTGCATTTGAATCCAGAGCAATAAAATGTTTCCCAAAATCCGTCTTTTTACCACACTGCCTAAACTTATTTTTCAGCTCCTGAACGGGTAAGTTTTTCTTGAGATTGGTAATAAAGAAAATCTTACGGTTTTCCTTATATTTTTTTAAAATGTACTCTAAAACATGATAGGTTTTACCAATTCCTGTAGGTAACGGAAAAATGAAAAGCCCATTTTTATATTCGCAATATTTGTTCAGTATTTTCTGCATTATTTATTTGAATTTCCATTTAAAGAAATATAATCTGGATGTGAAAATGTTAAATCAGTTGATTTCCGATTATTAACCACAAAACGGTCATTAAATTTTGAAGACATATTTGTAAATGATCTGACCTATTTTGAGTATAAAATGATTTTTTGGTAAAGTAATAAACTTTTATATCACAGTATAAAATTTGACAGAAATTGTCGCAAAAGTGTAATAACTCATTTTCATTTAGCAGACCTAGCCAATTCTATAAAATAGATATCATACTCATTTTGAAATAATGAATAAAAAAAGGCCCTAAAGCCCTCCCATATCAGCAAATGAATAGTACCCTTCTGCGGTCAATATGATATGGTCCATAACCGGCAAATCCAACAATTTACCAGCCTTGACCATTTTCTCGGTAAGGCGGTTGTCCTGGTCACTGGGGCGAAGGGTTCCGGAAGGATGGTTGTGGGCAAGGATGATTCCCGATGCCGACGCCTTCATGGCCGCTGCAAAGATCACTTTCAGGTCCACCACGGTACCGCAGGTTCCACCGGACGAGGCGTTGACAATGCCCAGCACACGGTTTGCCCTGTTGAGCAATATCACCTTGAACTCTTCGATGAATTCCAATTTGGATTCGTCCCAATTGGCCCTGAGCACTTTGGCTGCACTTTGGGAGGAAACAATCTGCGGCTTATCTGACATCTTGGAATTGGGGCGGTAGCTTAAGGTAATTTCGGCTACTTGGCTGAGAACGGTGTTGTTGTTGCTTTCCATAACATTTCATGTTTAAGGTTAGAAATTAATTATGGAAGCCCTACAGCTAGAGGGCAAACAAGGCCAAGTGGCAACGGAATAAAGGAGGGCACGGCGGGAAGTCCTGTGTTTATGCCGTAAGCTCATGGCCGCCCCTGCAGCCCGAAAGCTAACTTTGTGGAGTGATTAAGGATAATAAGAATAAGCGCAACCTTCATTCTAATTTTGGTATGATAATTAATCAAGATGAAATTATGGGTTATTTTTTCTGTAAGGGCCTCATCACTCATTTATCTTTTATCAGAACTAAAACCATCATTAATGTAACTCATATACATTTTAAACAACTACAAAAACAAAGGAGAGATTAATTACTAAATTTAATGAACCTAGTATTCCTTCCATTTATAAGTTTATCGTCATGAAAAAATCCATTTTCGCTTTTTTTATTGTACTTTTTCTCATTTTCGGATGTACCCAAGAAACGATTGACCATCCACTACTAGGTACCGCCTCATTCTCAAAAATTGTATTTGATGACCTAACAAATTATTCGCCCAATAGTAAGGTTGCTTCAAATTCCGAATGGAAACATATTTTTAAGGAATCAGCCATATTGGTTATCACCAATAAGGCTACCGGACAAGTATACAATTTAGAATATAATCCGAATGATTTTACCAAAGCCTACCAAATCCAATTGCCGTTAGGTACATACAGTTTCAAATCTGAAGTTATGGGAGGAGATTTTGAGACTTATTTACCATTTAATATTTCTGGCGAGTTTAATTTGGATGGAACCAACGTGGACATCACCTTACATGGAACGACCGAGTATGGACTTGTAACCGTCAAAAATGAATTCGTACAGCGTGCATTCCTGAACAATAAGGATGAACTAATTCCATGTGACCAAGGGGAGTTACTATATTTGTACGTTAAGGAGGGACTGGCCCCTACTTTGACCATTTACGAAAATTTCCATGGGCAATCTTTAATTAAGCAGCTCTCCATTTCGTCCTATAATCATTATCATTTTTATTTAAAGGTTTTTGAGAATCAAGGAACCGTGAACTTTATCGAGTTGGCCATTGGCCCATTTGAGTACCATGAGGATTATTTTGAAATTGGCAGAGATGGAGAAATCACCAAAGTGACCGATGCCGGAGGCAATGAATACAGGGTTGTGAAAATCGGTGAACAGTATTGGATGGCAGAGGATCTAAAATCACAAGTCTTTTGTAATGGGGATTCGCTACAATTATTCTCCGAAAATACCTTTACAAGAGATTTAAGTTTTTCAAAAGATACCTTTGGTGTTGCACATGAGGGTGTACCTGTTAGTTTATACAGTGATGCAGTAGCTACCGACCCTAGAAACATTTGCCCATGTGGATGGCATATAAGTACAGATGATGAATGGAAAGAATTGGAAAGGATTATTGGGATGCCTGAGGAAGAAGTGGATTTGGAGACTTACAATAGAGGCTCTCAGCTAAATTTATCAGGAAAGCTAAAAAAAATCTCCAACGATGAAAGCTCTTATCCAGATGTAGAGTGGCTTTGGTTTGACAATGAATATGCAACCGATGAATATGGTTTTTCCAGTCTTCCAAGAGGCAGGATGCTTGACTATGGTGATGAAATTACTTCTACTTTTGTACTCGAGATAGTTGCTGAACAACATTCTGTTCGATACGCATCGTTTAACAATGAAGATCCTGAAAACATTAAATTATTTACAAGGACACTTTCTCTATTTTGGACGGGAATAGGAAGAAGAAATAGTGCAGGCCAACAAATAACCATACGTTGCGTTAAGAATTGAATTTTGAGATCTTCTTACCTTTAGACCGGTTGTTTTTTCGAAGTAGTATTATTGTTTTTCCAGGTCATATTTGTATTGTCCCACACCATTATTGTTAGAAGATATCAATAGCTTTTTCCCATCAAATGTATAGTCATAAACACCGCTTAGTATTAAGCCCCAATCAAAGTCAGCTGTCCAAGGATTTTCATCATTAAAAGTAATTTTATTATTATCGGCAGAGAATGTTCCCGAACCTCCGGCAGGAATTCTATCCGAATTACCTGAACAGGAAAACCTCCCATCCTTCAATTCCAATGTCGTCCGACCAGTTTGTGTCCCCGAGCTATAGGTAACGGTAAATGTCCCTTTGTATATTCCGTCTTTGACCTCTATACCATCCACTTGGCAGCCCCATAGAAGGGCCCCTATGGAAATAATTGCGAATATTATAATCCTTGATCGCATAATTCTATTTTTCCAGAAAACAATGCCCATTTAAATCACCTATTCATCATCCAATTAGCCATTAATCCTAAACCAAAACGAGCCCCTCTTTTAAATGTTTCGTTTTTGGCATTAAGAACTGTATATTTCAATATTTCTTTTTTATTGGGGCAAGCAGTATATAAAAAATCCAAGCAAACCAAGAAACGAAAACTACTGCCAATATCCATGCTAGTTTTTCACTTCCCGTTGTCTTACTGGAACTGATAATTATTAGAAGCGGTAACAACCAAATAAATGCTATCACTCCCAACAATAGGAGAACGCTTAATTCCGAACCTTCCATTTGTCAATTTTTATTGGGATATATTATTTTAAATATTCTGCGAATTCCTGCCATATTAAAGGCCAGGGGATGCGATAGTTGCGGTGCAGCAACTGTGTACCCAAATAGAACAGCAGTATTATTCCGTAAAAAACAGTTATCCCCAAATCAAATATAGTAATTTTCACCAATTTGAAAAACTAAGGTTATAGAAAAAGAAAAGCACCTCCAATCCACTTGAAGGTGCTTTTCATTAATTATATGTACTAAATCCTTACATCCTCGCCCCTTTCCCCTTCTTGGGTTCCTTGGGGCTGTTCTTCACTCCTGCGGCCTGTTGCTTTTTTTCCTGCCGGACCTGCTTTGCCTCCTTTCCCCTGTCCTTGCCCAGGATCAGGTCATTGGTCTTGACCATTTTCATTTCCGCATCATGGACGTTGACCGACTTGAACTTGGGGTTGGCCGATACGTACATGATTTCCTCCTTGCCGCCCTTTTCCATGGTCACCGGATAGACATTGCCCTTTTCAAAGGCCTTGACCATCCATTCGGTCTTGGTCGGATCCTGCAGTTCCTTGATCGGCAGTTTTGACAGGGCCTCCTTGCTGTCAAAGCCATAGTTCTCATGGTAGGACTCGATCCTGAAATTGTTGTTCTTGTCCTTTTCCGAAAAGTCCAGCTGCATCCATGCCTGGTAGGGCTCGTTTTCCTGGTTGAGCATGCCCTTTTTCACTGCCCTGCCTTCCAACAGGTTAAAGGCCTCCTTGGCCGTCACCGACTGGTTGTTGTAGAAAGTGTGCTGCTTGGGCGCAATTTCAGGGTTGGGATTGTGCAGGCTCGCATCGTACTTGTTGAGAAAGTACCGCTCCGAGGTATTGGACTTTCTGAAGTGAAGGGAAAAGTCCATTTTCCTGCCCTCTATTTCCATTTGGTGTGGCAATTGGAAGGCTTCGTTGCCTGCCTTGATCTGCTTTTCCAGTGCAGCGTTCAGGTCGGTATCAAAACCGGTGTACTTTAGTTTTTCCTTGAGGTATTCCAAATTTTCCTGGTCCATCATTTAGTTGTTTTCAGGTTGAACATCGGTCAGGTTCCTTGTTTTCAGGATGTCCCTGCCCCTGACCTTTAGGCGAAGGTTCCTGTCCCCGTTTTTTTCATTGAGCTGTATGACCAACTGTTTTTTGTCCGAAAGGGTAAATTGTGGAAAGGCCGCTACCAGGACATTGCTCCGGTGACCAGCAATCCCTTTCCCGTCCTGCCATTCGAGCAGGAGCGGGTCAAGGAATCCTTCGCGCAGCGAGGCATGTTTGGCCTGCTTCTTATCGGTGATGGTAAAAAGAAGGCCTTCCACGCTATAGGGCAACCTGGAGCGGTTGTCCACACGGAACCTAAAGAAGAGCAATCCCTCCTTTTGGTAAATGCCTTCCAGCCTGAATTTCATCCGGTAATCCCTGGACGTCCTTCGAAGGAACGCTTCTTCTTCCATCACGGCACCTCCTGCCCTTTCCAGCTCATCAGCCGCCAGCCTGCTGGCGGCAAGCCGTACATTTTTCCAAAACCCCAGTTCCTGACGGGCAATATTAATGGAAGACCGTGCCAGTGATTCACCATAGCTGATCCTGAAATGGTACAGCCGGGCATCGGCGGTGACCACATGGAGGTTGGTGGGGGAAAAAGAGCGTTTTCCGGCCTTTAACAGTAACAGGTTGGGTGCTTTTTCCTCTACTTTGGCCATGACACTGCCATGTCCCCTATCTACGCTCACCACCTTCCCGGGAAAGACCAGTGCGGTGGTATGGTCCCAGCCAACATTGACCGGATAGGCCGGCAACACCGCATCTTTGGTTATGGGCCGTATTTCCAGTTGTTGCTGTGCGGACAGCGATCCTGTATGGAGTGAAAAAAGGACCGCAAAAATTATCATGGTATTTTTCATTTGATTATGCATTTTCGGTGTTGACCAATAAAATGGGATGTCCGGCCTTCAGTGTTATTTTGATGGCCTTCTTCTTTTTCCTGAAAAGCCCCTTTGCCGCGGACACACCTGCCGAGGCAATTTGTGTTTCCAGGGTCATGCCCGAGGACATGTTGGGCAATCCGGTCACCAGGGCATCACCGGCACCCTGCTGGAGTTCTTTCCCTAGGTTTCCACTGATGGGAATGCCCGCCATGGCATCCTGGTCATAGGCTTCCAGTGACACGGGCAATATATGGTTGCCCGACCGCAGGGAGCTGACCACCAATTTTACGCGGTCCCCGTCCAGGGAGGCCCTGCCATAAACAATACTTCCCGAGGGGTATTCCATCCCGTTTACCCGCACCTTTTCCAATAGTTTCAGTTTGATCCTCCCTTCCCTTTCCAGGACGGTCTCCTCTGCAATTTCTGCTGCAATGGCGGGCTCCACCACATGTACCACCGGGCTGTGCCCTTCCAGTCCGTAGAAGGCATTCTGTTCCTGGCCGCGGGTTTCCTTAGGATCACTTTCCTTCTTTTCAGAAAGCCATTTTGTTTCCTTCTCGACGGTAAATCGTGCTTTTTCCAACTGCTTTTCGCGTAGGCGCTCCCTTACCCGTTCAGGATGCTGGACATCCAGGATCTTTTCGAGCATGCCTTCCAGTTGCTGAATTTCGGGATCGGGACCGTTGGGCTGCATACGGTCCATCAGCCCTTCCAACTGGGCGATATCCCTTTCAAGGCCGCTGGGGATTTCTTTTTTGACCGGTGCTGGCCTATGTGGCGAGCTTTCAGGTGGTAAACCTTCCCTTGGACGCACCAACTGCCGATCGAGCTGTTCCAGTTTTTCCATCAGCTCTGTCGCGCGGTGGTCTAGGCTTCCCTTTTTGGAGAGCGGCAGGAGTTCGCCGGACTTGCCTGCCGTTGGCTGTTCCCGTTCCCTTAAATAGGGATCCATCCGTGCCATTTCCCGTTTACGCTGGTCTGCCCTGGCCTTCTTTTGGTAGAGCTCCATTTTGCCCAGTTCCCGTGTTTCCAGCTGGGGCCCGGGAAGGTCGGCCCGCAAGCCGATGGGCAATCGTTCAGCATCGTCTTTATTTCGCAATCCCTGCCCTGCCCAGGCAAATGCGAGGGCAAGGGGAAGGACGAACAATGGAAGGACCAGCAGTAGGGTCCGTTGTCTGGTGTTTGGTCTTTTCATGGTTTTTCTTTGTTTGATTGGTGAAGAGTTGTATCCATTACAGGCCTATATTCCCCCAGTGGAATATCAGGTGTGGCAGAAACGACTGCCACGTTCCCTCCGGCGGTCAGTTGTAGGACAATGGTCCCTGCCCAAAGGGCGAGTAAAAGGCCATATAGCAGGATGCGCTTCTGGTTGGAGAGCCGTCGGTCCATTTTGTCCAGGCCAAGGGCAAGCGATGTGGGTACATCCCTTATCATTTCCAACACCTGTGGTGTTTTCACTTTTGTGCCAAGGGCAATGGGGCATTGTTTCATCTTTTTTCGATTTTGAGGTCCTTGTTTTCCAGTGTTTCCCACTTCTCGATCAGCAGACCGTGCGGGTTGTTGCGGGACCGGGCCATTTCCCGGAGCACACCGGTGGTGACCAGCCTTCTGGTCAGCTTGGAAGTGGGCCTGGTGATGACCTGGGATCCATAGTACCGGAAGCGATAGGGGCTTTGCCCCATGTCCAGGGCTATGCTGTCCGTTTGGATTTCCTGGCTGATGTTGCCGGTCACCAGCCTGTCGTAATAGCCCTGCTCCCGCAGCACCTGGTAGGCGTCCCGGACTGACCCGTCGCCAAGGTACATGGCCTCGGCGAGCCTTTGTTCGATAAGGTCATCATCCGGGGAAAGCCCAAAGAAGCGGTCATGGAAACGGATGACATGCTCCCTTGCTTCCACCTTCAGGTTGTCCCTCCTTCCATCGGCAAAAGCTTCCATTACCTTCCCGTCCAAAAGGATGTACACCCGCTCTGCGGCCTGCTGCTGGAAGCGGTAGGAAAGCAATATTGACCCAAGGGCCAGCAG
It encodes:
- a CDS encoding JAB domain-containing protein, yielding MESNNNTVLSQVAEITLSYRPNSKMSDKPQIVSSQSAAKVLRANWDESKLEFIEEFKVILLNRANRVLGIVNASSGGTCGTVVDLKVIFAAAMKASASGIILAHNHPSGTLRPSDQDNRLTEKMVKAGKLLDLPVMDHIILTAEGYYSFADMGGL
- a CDS encoding fibrobacter succinogenes major paralogous domain-containing protein encodes the protein MKKSIFAFFIVLFLIFGCTQETIDHPLLGTASFSKIVFDDLTNYSPNSKVASNSEWKHIFKESAILVITNKATGQVYNLEYNPNDFTKAYQIQLPLGTYSFKSEVMGGDFETYLPFNISGEFNLDGTNVDITLHGTTEYGLVTVKNEFVQRAFLNNKDELIPCDQGELLYLYVKEGLAPTLTIYENFHGQSLIKQLSISSYNHYHFYLKVFENQGTVNFIELAIGPFEYHEDYFEIGRDGEITKVTDAGGNEYRVVKIGEQYWMAEDLKSQVFCNGDSLQLFSENTFTRDLSFSKDTFGVAHEGVPVSLYSDAVATDPRNICPCGWHISTDDEWKELERIIGMPEEEVDLETYNRGSQLNLSGKLKKISNDESSYPDVEWLWFDNEYATDEYGFSSLPRGRMLDYGDEITSTFVLEIVAEQHSVRYASFNNEDPENIKLFTRTLSLFWTGIGRRNSAGQQITIRCVKN
- the traN gene encoding conjugative transposon protein TraN, with the translated sequence MKNTMIIFAVLFSLHTGSLSAQQQLEIRPITKDAVLPAYPVNVGWDHTTALVFPGKVVSVDRGHGSVMAKVEEKAPNLLLLKAGKRSFSPTNLHVVTADARLYHFRISYGESLARSSINIARQELGFWKNVRLAASRLAADELERAGGAVMEEEAFLRRTSRDYRMKFRLEGIYQKEGLLFFRFRVDNRSRLPYSVEGLLFTITDKKQAKHASLREGFLDPLLLEWQDGKGIAGHRSNVLVAAFPQFTLSDKKQLVIQLNEKNGDRNLRLKVRGRDILKTRNLTDVQPENN
- the traM gene encoding conjugative transposon protein TraM gives rise to the protein MKRPNTRQRTLLLVLPLFVLPLALAFAWAGQGLRNKDDAERLPIGLRADLPGPQLETRELGKMELYQKKARADQRKREMARMDPYLREREQPTAGKSGELLPLSKKGSLDHRATELMEKLEQLDRQLVRPREGLPPESSPHRPAPVKKEIPSGLERDIAQLEGLMDRMQPNGPDPEIQQLEGMLEKILDVQHPERVRERLREKQLEKARFTVEKETKWLSEKKESDPKETRGQEQNAFYGLEGHSPVVHVVEPAIAAEIAEETVLEREGRIKLKLLEKVRVNGMEYPSGSIVYGRASLDGDRVKLVVSSLRSGNHILPVSLEAYDQDAMAGIPISGNLGKELQQGAGDALVTGLPNMSSGMTLETQIASAGVSAAKGLFRKKKKAIKITLKAGHPILLVNTENA
- the traK gene encoding conjugative transposon protein TraK: MFEHLTNIETAFGHVKRFSLVLSIGAVLLALGSILLSYRFQQQAAERVYILLDGKVMEAFADGRRDNLKVEAREHVIRFHDRFFGLSPDDDLIEQRLAEAMYLGDGSVRDAYQVLREQGYYDRLVTGNISQEIQTDSIALDMGQSPYRFRYYGSQVITRPTSKLTRRLVTTGVLREMARSRNNPHGLLIEKWETLENKDLKIEKR